Proteins from one Fibrobacter sp. genomic window:
- the dnaB gene encoding replicative DNA helicase, which yields MSEFAKEGGSYEGRQVPMDCDAERYLLGGILRDPNVIAPVIEMVSEDDFFYMERHQLVWHAMKDLYSLGTPIDMLTLPAQLEKMGKLAQAGGREYIFEMMESVASSANVEWNLEHLRNKYVLRKLIKMSSDTIKKAMDAGNNPDEVLQAAEKDVFAIAEKQVKNTLRPIENFVNPLLDRLNNRKDGITGVPTGIKELDELTNGLQDSDLIILAARPGVGKTSFALTIAANAAINYHRNVAFFSLEMDGVQLAQRLLCSRAQIDQSKLRNNKLSPEEMRKLIATVAPINQAPLYVDDNADLGIMELMSKARDLKRKDKLDMLIIDYLQLMKTGGEENRAVAIGAISRGLKILAKDLHIPVIALAQLSRKVEEKGRERPQLSDLRESGSIEQDADMVWFVERPYVRTHKDEDKFKAELIVAKHRNGSVRDIPLAFVPEYTTFYDAENGEGEGGGEDSEYSYGDDPSDGGYSFGDYQ from the coding sequence ATGTCTGAATTCGCTAAAGAAGGTGGAAGCTACGAAGGTCGCCAAGTCCCGATGGACTGCGATGCCGAACGCTATTTGCTCGGCGGAATCCTTCGTGACCCCAACGTAATCGCGCCCGTCATCGAGATGGTGTCGGAAGACGATTTCTTCTACATGGAACGCCACCAGTTAGTCTGGCACGCCATGAAGGATTTGTACAGCCTAGGCACTCCCATCGACATGCTCACCCTCCCCGCCCAACTAGAAAAAATGGGGAAACTCGCCCAAGCGGGCGGCCGCGAATATATTTTCGAAATGATGGAAAGCGTCGCCTCGTCGGCGAACGTGGAATGGAACCTGGAACACCTGCGCAACAAGTACGTGCTCCGCAAGCTCATCAAGATGTCTTCGGACACCATCAAGAAGGCGATGGACGCGGGCAACAACCCGGACGAAGTCCTGCAAGCAGCAGAAAAGGACGTGTTCGCCATCGCCGAAAAGCAGGTGAAGAACACGCTCCGCCCCATCGAGAACTTCGTGAACCCGCTTCTCGACCGTCTCAACAACCGCAAGGACGGCATCACCGGCGTGCCCACGGGCATCAAGGAACTCGACGAACTCACCAACGGCCTGCAGGATTCCGACCTGATTATCCTTGCAGCGCGTCCCGGTGTCGGCAAGACGTCGTTCGCCCTCACGATTGCAGCGAACGCAGCCATCAACTACCACAGGAACGTCGCCTTCTTCAGCCTCGAAATGGACGGCGTGCAGCTCGCCCAGCGTCTGCTCTGCTCCAGGGCCCAAATCGACCAGAGCAAGCTCCGCAACAACAAGCTTTCTCCCGAAGAGATGCGCAAGCTCATCGCGACGGTCGCCCCCATCAACCAGGCGCCGCTCTACGTCGACGACAATGCCGACCTCGGCATCATGGAACTCATGAGCAAGGCCCGCGACCTCAAGCGCAAAGACAAGCTCGACATGCTGATCATCGACTACCTCCAGTTGATGAAGACCGGCGGTGAAGAAAACCGCGCAGTCGCCATCGGCGCCATCTCGCGTGGCCTCAAGATTCTCGCCAAGGACCTGCACATCCCCGTCATCGCGCTCGCACAGCTCAGCCGTAAGGTCGAAGAAAAGGGCCGCGAGAGGCCGCAGCTTTCCGACCTCCGCGAATCGGGTTCTATCGAACAAGACGCCGACATGGTCTGGTTCGTGGAACGCCCCTACGTGCGCACCCACAAGGACGAAGACAAATTCAAGGCCGAACTCATCGTCGCCAAGCACCGTAACGGTTCCGTGAGGGACATCCCCCTCGCGTTCGTTCCCGAGTACACTACGTTCTACGATGCCGAAAACGGCGAAGGCGAAGGCGGTGGCGAAGATTCTGAATACAGCTACGGCGACGACCCGTCTGACGGCGGCTATTCCTTCGGAGATTACCAGTAA
- a CDS encoding ABC transporter permease encodes MSFLLQPAVWIGRVIVDGIASIGEVLCILFLTLKQIPHVFKNPDLIVKQMISIGVSSLPLLFVTSIFTGMVATVCAEFEFQNLVADKFVGTAACKMVLIELGPLLTAIVLSGRVGSAVAAELGSMKEKEELSAYTVLGLDPYRYLALPRFIAFMTMIPCLTAISNCLALIGGWIVCVLGLDITTYTYTSGMQYLFNSMDLWSGMIKSLVFGVLIFVLGYYHGINAKPGARGVGLATMNVVVSSCLMILISDFVLDAIMFF; translated from the coding sequence ATGTCTTTTCTGCTTCAACCTGCGGTATGGATCGGACGCGTCATTGTCGACGGGATTGCGAGCATAGGCGAAGTCCTGTGCATCCTGTTCCTCACCCTGAAGCAGATTCCGCACGTGTTCAAGAATCCGGACCTCATCGTGAAGCAGATGATATCCATCGGCGTCTCGTCGCTTCCGCTCCTGTTCGTGACTTCCATATTCACGGGCATGGTGGCGACCGTATGTGCCGAATTCGAATTTCAGAACCTGGTGGCCGACAAGTTCGTCGGTACGGCCGCCTGCAAGATGGTGCTCATCGAACTCGGACCGCTCCTTACGGCCATCGTACTTTCGGGCCGCGTGGGCAGCGCCGTCGCGGCTGAACTCGGGAGCATGAAGGAAAAGGAGGAACTCTCCGCCTATACGGTTCTCGGCCTCGACCCGTACCGCTACCTCGCTCTCCCCCGCTTTATCGCGTTCATGACGATGATCCCTTGCCTTACCGCCATATCCAACTGCCTCGCGCTTATCGGTGGCTGGATCGTGTGCGTTCTCGGCCTCGACATCACGACTTACACCTACACCTCCGGCATGCAGTACCTGTTCAATTCCATGGACCTCTGGTCGGGCATGATCAAGTCGCTCGTGTTCGGCGTGCTGATTTTCGTGCTGGGTTACTACCACGGGATAAACGCCAAGCCCGGAGCTCGCGGTGTGGGGCTTGCGACCATGAACGTCGTGGTTTCCAGTTGCCTCATGATTTTGATTTCTGACTTTGTTCTTGATGCCATCATGTTCTTCTAG
- a CDS encoding ABC transporter ATP-binding protein, with product MPNVKIDPNDIAIRLKGLKKSFGPQTVLEDVNLDIRRGETMVIIGKSGGGKSVILKHMIGLLQPDGGEVSVDGVTISTPKFFDTRTIRKKMGMLFQMGALFDSMNTGENIAFALREHHPELSEKQIQDVVTEKLQMINLVPEFRTKMPSELSGGMRKRVALARAIALNPEILLYDEPTTGLDPITSDVINDLILDMQSKLGVTSVVVTHDMVSAFKVADRIAMLYNGRIIEVGTVDEIKNTTNPYVHQFITGQRKISVEEEQ from the coding sequence ATGCCGAACGTAAAGATAGACCCGAATGATATCGCCATCCGCCTGAAGGGGCTCAAGAAGTCCTTCGGCCCGCAGACCGTTCTCGAGGACGTGAACCTGGATATCCGCCGTGGCGAGACCATGGTCATCATCGGCAAGTCCGGCGGTGGCAAGTCCGTGATCCTGAAGCACATGATCGGCCTGTTGCAGCCCGATGGAGGCGAAGTTTCCGTCGATGGCGTTACCATCAGTACGCCCAAGTTCTTCGACACGCGCACCATCCGCAAAAAGATGGGCATGCTTTTCCAGATGGGCGCTCTTTTCGATTCCATGAACACAGGCGAGAACATCGCGTTCGCCCTGCGCGAGCACCATCCGGAACTTTCCGAGAAACAAATTCAGGACGTGGTGACCGAAAAGCTCCAGATGATCAACCTCGTCCCCGAGTTCAGGACCAAGATGCCCTCCGAACTTTCGGGCGGCATGCGCAAGCGCGTGGCCCTCGCCCGCGCTATCGCCTTGAACCCCGAAATCCTCCTGTACGACGAACCGACGACCGGTCTCGACCCCATCACGAGCGATGTCATCAACGACCTCATCCTCGACATGCAGAGCAAGCTCGGGGTCACTTCCGTCGTCGTGACGCACGACATGGTGAGCGCCTTCAAGGTGGCAGACCGCATCGCGATGCTCTACAACGGACGCATCATCGAGGTTGGAACGGTGGACGAAATCAAGAACACCACGAACCCCTACGTGCACCAGTTCATCACCGGACAGCGAAAAATTTCGGTCGAAGAGGAGCAGTAA